agtggaataatataaaaataacagtACTTCAACAAAAAGTTTATATTGAAGCATTAATCAACTGTATGactaaaacacaacacaaacagctGAAAATTGTCATGGGGGAAAATCCCATTATTACAACATCGtattacatacaaacaaaacaaaaccactcCCTTGGCTTAACCGTCCATTTCCACATTCTAGTTTGCTACACTGCAGTTCTTGCCGAATATGGACCTGCTGAGTGTAACACAGaaagacagcagcagcagcagcattatTACGAACCTGTAGGCCCATGTTCTTGGATGTTTcatggctttttttgtgtgctttattGCTTTAAATCCATATAAATTCCAGCATTGCATTAGCAGATCTACTAGGCCCAGTATTTAATGATTGAATGATTTTGTAATCCCATTTTCTCCTATTCTCCATCATAttgaatttaataatttttgtcCTGGTGTTTCAAAGAACTTTCAGATAGGAGCAATTTGATCTAGATAGCACAAGATCAGGATTAGAGAAGAAAGATTTGAGGTCTTTGAGTAGGTGGACTACCAGGACTCATCCcacttttacatatttttacccttcacctgtttgtttttattgtgcttACCTTACTAAAATTATTTAGTCAAATAAGTTGATTTGGAGTCAAACGTGCATTAAAGACCATGAATCCTGTTAGGATCCTGATTTATTATGATAATTTAGGGGGAGCAACATCTTTTGCATCAATCCGCTCCATTCCACACATAAACAGAGTTGCTAATCATCGAATACGAGACAAAAAGATTACTATGCTCATTTCTAACCAAAGAAATAACTTGGTGCAAGCAAACATAGTGATGATGCATTATGTGAAATGCATATTGCCTAAAAAGCTTTTCAATGTGGTACAAAATATGTAAGGCAAGACAAGGAAGGTGATGAAACTGCTCTGATGGATGACAGCAGCAACTATGAAGTAATGATGATCACGTCATTGTTTTAAGACGCTTATTGCATACGGATGTTGTGCACGGTGAACACAGAAAATGGCTTCGGCTTTGAACATGAATGTGgaatatgatgaaaaaaaatacttaacagTAATACTTCTCACAAGACCAGCTCCATGTCATCAATATGAATCAGCTAAGAACCCGCACAAGACGTTCTGCTTTAGCCACTCAGGAAATGTGTAAATTCTAGTTTCGACAATCCCCAAAGGGAACTAATGCAATTTGCCcaactatactgtatgtaataaataaagaaacactcactggccacaatatTAAGCAAATGTGCACAATCAACCCAAAATcaatctttgcaaagataatgcTAATGTTTTGGTTAACTTTATTTACCTTCATCCGCGTTGAGCGGGGTCAAATATTCGAAACGTATGTGCTCTGCATTTGTGTGGTGGTGCACAACGTCATCTAAATTTTATTTCCTCTTTAGTAGATGatgaaatggatatttgaatgtaAATCTCAAATCTTGTAGTGACTAAATGTAACCAAGAAATCATTCCATCAGTTCCTGTTTCAACAAACCACTGATGTTTACGTCACATGAATGTAAAAAAGACTATTTGGTTACGTCACTTGCGTCTGCTGTCTCATCGTGTGTCATCTATTGTGTTGTGTAGTCTCAGACTGATATGATATCGTTCGCTGGAAAAAcaacatatatttttatatcaaCAATGATGATCAATTTTGGCCATACCTAAAATTTTCTTTGAGGCTTTTGAGTCCAATTTCGAAGGCACACTATGAACGTTTGGCTGGCATGATATAAAGTTCCACATTTGATATTAGTGCTAGTTTGATTTCTTCAGTCACGGAATGCTGAAAACCTTTATGATATAGTTATGTGTGATGTATGCTATTCAGAATGGAAATACAAAACTATTGGGTTGCATTCAGTTCATCTATAACATTCACAAACTAGTATACACTTTGTTGAAACAATTTATCACCGAGTttaacatcaaaagatgaatatcagACAAGAAATCAACATTCCTCCTCAATCTCCTGGTCCATTCCTTAACCGAGTTAATACGTACAAATCCATCACGTAAATCTACCTTCGTCCCATGTATGCTCTTGGGTCCTCCTTCCTGCACCGAAACGTGACACACCAGACTTATACCCtacagagcatgcattttacctgctaaagAGGACACTTAAGGGTAAGtggaagtgaaagtgaaagccTTGAACAGCATCACAAAGAACGCAAAAGCTTGACGGTATCAATGGGTCACACGCTTGATACATATATAGCAAACAAATAATTTGCAACTAAtattaaagctataatccagaccaattttttgttaaaaagaaagtaattttCAGCCAACCCACAAGAGTGGGTGacagaatgctgattaagcttatcagcttctgacacatcttgctatattttcccatccattcatccatccattctgtacaccgcttatcctattcagggtcacggggcgcttgAGCCCAGCTTACTTTGGGCGATAGGgagactacaccctgaagtggtcgccagtcagtcgcaggggacACAGACAACCTGTCACACTCAACActgtcactgaatgggaacaGAACTCATGCTCcctacaccaaagtcaggtgaatgtaccactacaccgtcagtgactggctatatttttcaatatttatgtttgaatatttagtgactatcctatacattccCGCGCTGGATCACTTGGTAGTGCTCTGTAATGACGTAGCGGTAATGACGTAGCGGAAATTACGTATTTTGCCTACGAACAGACAGGACCGTATATGTACAGCGCGCAGGACGACTGAGCCATAGAAAAAGGAGAAAGCATGCGGGGTTGGAAGGAGGAggaataggccagaaaggagcAGAGGACTTTCCTGTGCTTGCCTTTCCTTTGGGTGCacctcccacagtccaaaatgtGTGTTTGGGCACATCACACCACAAAAACACCTTAGAGGACAACAGGCACATACTTGTTGCAGCAGTCTGCTATTATGtggatagtaaaaaaaaaaaaggatgttattgaaaaagacagacagaaagtgccggaaatgctacaaaatgctTCTGCCTTTACCAAGCTATTCAGCTAATAATAGCTGAGTTTGAGCTAAAGTCGGACCACCCCCTTGACTGGTCACAAGTATATATAGATCATATATAGAGGCATATAGTCATTTATTTAGTTCTAAATGATGACTGTTAAAACACAAATGTGTTATATtgtagaatcagaatcagaaagactgatatattgttttattgtcattgtgCAGAGTAGAGGTACATACTGTAGCCAATGAAATGCAGCTGGCATCAAATCAgaagtgcaaaaataaataattacatactGCAGCATAAGTGATGGATCATCTGTTATGTACAATGATAAACAGTGAAGTTACAATATACACGTTTCATATATTATATAGTATGTCTACATGTGTATAggataaaaacatatttacagaTTATATACAGTGGCAATTAACAATTTAGGAGGTTAAGTCTGTGCAGCATATAATAGCGCAAATATCAAGTTCATTAAAGTACTTGGTCAAAGAGTGCAATGATGCTATAGTGCAGTTGAGAAGTTTGACAAGATCAACATTAGATAAGATAAATATTACTGTTTAGTTTGGCCCTAGTATTATACTTTTCACACATTACTACTTTGTCATTGGCCGATGTACTGTATTtcgatgacagaaaaaagtaAAACGACGTAACGACAGGGTACTTACTGTATGTCGTATCTACCCTAACGCCCATTTTTCGTCTTGATTGTGAAGATGATAGATGGAAAATGAATCATAGCCATTGCACAAAACGTTGGCTAAATAGCCAATTCAACCATATGGAAAGAGACGCAGACATTCGCTGGTAGATCAAGGAAAACAGCAGTTGGCTGAAACATTGCGAGCTGTAAGTAAAtactctaaaaaaaatattacatctgCGGGCACAACTAAAGACTCCCAAAACAAAAGAGTTCATCAGGGGCAAGAAGTAggttttagactggccaagtcaatctccagacttaaagCCTGTAGAGGATGTATTTTACCTGCTAAAGAGACTGGAAGGAGtaaaccccccaaaacaacTGAGTCTGTGGTGTAGTTATTACAAAACAATGCTTATTGATGAAAGGATTTGCAACTAAATATCAACCAGTCTCATTCACTCATTTGAAAGCccatctgttccaatacttttgctcacctaaATAAGAAGTCTTAAAAGCCATAACATTAAGTTCTTGTCTCTATTCCTCTTTTGacgtcaaacccaaatgttttcagtctacagcaaaaatgaaAGACGTTTGCCTCactgttcaaatacttttggagATGAATTAATGTCTGAACTTCACTAcacaggaggggggggggaaaaaactggaTTGGGTCACTTGAATAATATATTGTGTATGCATCCTTACTACGGCTAGGTGTAAGGCAACAGGCAGTACCAATGTCTTGAAGCACGAACCGAGGTGATAGCCGTTGGATGAAATCCAACAGGAGTGGTGGGAGATACTAGATGAAGAGATGAATAATGTCCATACGCACAGGCTTTAAACACAAGTTCAGTTATTGCATTTGAGCCGCTCCCTTTGTGTCCGTTCTCATGAGAAACCAGTGGCATCTCATCATGAAATAAAGTGCTGAGCCATGTTATTgcccttgatttaaaaaaaaaaaaaaaaaaccaacaacaacaaaaaacaggttGTAAACTTTTGACGATTCATTAACAATTGTGACTATGAACCACAAACAGTAAAGTCTGTTGTGCGGTTTCAAAATGCTCCAATAGTACTTCCTTTGTCTTCACAGGTTGGCTCCACCATCCCAGCCCTTGCAGGACTCTCAACAACCTCCCGTATCAGCAGCAGTGATTCCTAAACCCTCAAAGACGCAGTGGAGCCTGTCTGTGCCTAACTGTGCAGTCGAGGGCTTGTTCTGAAAACGCTCCAGTAAGCTTTGGAGCTCTTCTTCTAAATTCAGGGCCGCAGATGACTGCTCTGTCTGTGTAGTGGAGGATTCTTCCTCAAATCGCTCCAGTATTACGTGGAGCTCTTCCTCTAAGCTCTGAGGCTCAGTAGAATTCACAGTCAACGGTCGGGTGTGTTTGTCATGGGCCAGGGGCATGTAATTTACGCCACTCAGAAGCTGTGAAAACGCCATCCCGGATGAAGTCGGAGCAGCTGGAGGCATGAAGTTATGCACAAAAGCAGGAAGGCTGGCTTTAGGCTGCTGCTGTTGTAAACATGCAATGTTGCTCACAGACTGCGATTCTCCTTGTGTAGGGTATCGTTCAGGCCCCATCATGCCCGTCTGGACCGGAGCCACACACATCCTTGTGGGCTGTGGAGCTTCAGGATCTTGTTGAACAAGAAATATATCAATTAGACCACAACATTACTTTGAAAACATTCTTTTTCTATAGTCATTGTCAGCGTTTAAGGCTAAAGAAACCCACCCAGAACAACCTAATGGTTACGTGCGCTAGTTCAGTACGCGTTGTTCTGCGTTtcaaaaaaatccccaaattaaaaaatatcaaagccATACATTTCACTTTTCAAAACTGAGTGGATTACCCAGTGAAGTAGCATTGTACGATTCATTTATGTAGGTGGAACTAGACatactgttgttgtttgattagtCAACAGAGTTtgagttttaaaaatggaatgTTAAACTGTCGTCCAGTCGGGAACCAAacccaaaaataatttcaacacaTGGGGTTGTACAGCTTTCTTCTTTTTCCCGGCTGGTATGTCACACTATTTACGTAACAAGTACCGTCTTTGCCATCCCACTTGCGAGATGGAAATTTGATCAGGATTTACTGATCTGAACCATACTGTGGCGAAATAAATTGTACTAAGACTGCTCACCCATGCTAACATTTTAAGCCCATTTGACTGCAACATGATtgaaatctgttcttttttttggggggtaattcTATAATTCTATAATCTTTTTCCTTGATGTAACACCATCCAGATCCATtactaaaacataaaataattcatgtcatttaaaagaaataCTACATATAGCAAGTGTAGAATAAAGAAAATTCAGGAAGCAAATATCTTTTAATAACCATGTTGGCACTCAAATGTCCAACAGTATTCTGTCGAGTAATTGTGGGATTTATACTGACAAATCCAAGATAATTTGAACAAAcctacaataaaaacaaaaaacctctgCAAGGGGAGAATCATGTAATCATGTAATGTTTACTCCCTGAATTGGGGAAACATACCGACCCAAATGTAAATGATATTGTTAATTATTAACCTGTgtgatgatgtacagtatgtaatctAAACAAAGGATTACCTGTAACAGTACccctcatcctcttcctctttttgcCCTACACAATAAGAATTGCAATCAGACATTAGGAAATGCAAACAATATATTTCATGTATCTCATTTGGTGTACGGTTGACACGTTACGCGACATATTGAACATACATAGTTGTCACACATTGACCAGTTGGGATACAACTGGGCATGACGTCGCCTCTCAACATCTGCTTCCTCATAGTATTTGGCCTGGTCTTGCTGCGGTAGTGAATTCCACTGtggacacatataaacagtgTTAGTGTAAACATACACAAGTACAAATAGTTGAACATATACACCAAATGGAGCGTATTTGCTCAACGTGCAGGATTGGCCCAGGACAATATGACAAACATGATTCAGATGTTTTgtgatacagtatt
The DNA window shown above is from Phyllopteryx taeniolatus isolate TA_2022b chromosome 17, UOR_Ptae_1.2, whole genome shotgun sequence and carries:
- the LOC133467026 gene encoding transcription factor 7-like 1-A, yielding MMGGTTMMMPGNPNLTPGVFLRDVDDEVEHQYIKKPPNAFMVFARKHRKALMGKLDKKDSASVNVILGEMWNSLPQQDQAKYYEEADVERRRHAQLYPNWSMCDNYGKKRKRMRGTVTDPEAPQPTRMCVAPVQTGMMGPERYPTQGESQSVSNIACLQQQQPKASLPAFVHNFMPPAAPTSSGMAFSQLLSGVNYMPLAHDKHTRPLTVNSTEPQSLEEELHVILERFEEESSTTQTEQSSAALNLEEELQSLLERFQNKPSTAQLGTDRLHCVFEGLGITAADTGGC